One genomic region from Uloborus diversus isolate 005 chromosome 2, Udiv.v.3.1, whole genome shotgun sequence encodes:
- the LOC129216750 gene encoding uncharacterized protein LOC129216750 — MADLCSSRKNKIGNWKSFHRTLKVCELHFRKEDILHEAEFFDEKSMRLLKSEIFGMSHNDSNAASSAFTFMIQSLLSPYKDVAHILPVRSIDADDFHSYIKKILIGLAAIGFNVISVATDNNAINKKAVTMFASPLESRVRYDYPGSPGKYFYFSFDSVHIFTDYIQILCKWWSIMNVKTLYKGEHKRDEFQTPLTPNTDTAQYKFLTNFINWLDKWEEMNCTTGGLTKQTHLAISHTTKAMLALAEYCFKTLNFDYFLPGKIQTH, encoded by the coding sequence gtatgtgaattacattttcgcaaagaagacattcttcatgaagcagaattcttcgatgaaaagtcgatgagacttctaaagagtgaaatatttggtatgtcccacaatgactcaaatgctgcatccagtgctttcacatttatgatccaaagtttattgtctccgtacaaagatgtggcacatattttgccagtccgtagcatagatgctgacgatttccattcatatataaaaaaaatcttgattggtttagctgccatagggtttaatgtcatatcagtagccactgacaataatgctattaataaaaaggccGTTACTATGTTTGCCTCTCCCCTTGAGTCGCGGGTTAGGTATGATTATCCTGGAAGtccaggaaaatatttctatttttcttttgattccgttcataTTTTTACAGACTACATTCAGATTCTTTGCAAGTGGTGGTCAATAATGAATGTGAAAACTTTGTATAAGGGTGAGCATAAAAGGGATGAGTTCCAAACGCCTCTCACACCAAATACTGACACAGCTCAGTATAAGTTCTTAACTAACTTTATTAATTGGTTAGACAAATGGGAGGAAATGAATTGTACAACTGGTGGATTAACAAAGCAAACCCATCTAGCCATAAGCCATACTACAAAAGCTATGCTTGCTCTTGCCGagtactgttttaaaactttaaatttcgattattttttaccagggaaaatacagactcattag